A stretch of the Spirochaetota bacterium genome encodes the following:
- the ptsP gene encoding phosphoenolpyruvate--protein phosphotransferase encodes MGKKFKGISASPGLVIGKAFLYLEDVFSIPKYDIENIEYEKYRFFKAIEKTKQEIKDIEESLNNSLSGDKKDIYKSLLMMLDDKVIIDMIIKELENTQKNIEWVLYTVLNEIISKFKNIESSIFSERTEDISAIGKRLMRNLLKKSHPSLESLKEESILFCRTLSPTDAALLKKDYILGIVTEIGGEASHMAIMARALNIPTVLGVEFITSEIKNGDIVILNSSKGEIIINPSEEELEEAYFLKKKLFEFEQSIKIFRDRVPITLDGRKIEILSNIEILEELQLVKENGSSGIGLFRSEFLVLENNSFPDEEYQYKKYKQIFDFFSKETKVIIRTLDLGGDKVIPGYNTPFEKNPFLGWRAIRFCLERLEIFKTQLRAILRAGYYSKNLYIMIPMITNIEEVIEAKKIIKEVLETLRKQNIEHTEKYKFGIMVEVPSIIFNLDNFAKECDFFSIGTNDLIQYLLACDRGNEKVAYLFKYSNPAVIKALKIIIDAAHRNNIEISMCGEMASDVKSVPILIGLGLKNFSISPIYTNELKKIICSIRYEDCKKLVETILQKKYISEVEEEINKFFSKYLPDLII; translated from the coding sequence ATGGGAAAAAAATTTAAAGGAATTTCAGCTTCACCTGGACTTGTAATTGGTAAAGCTTTTTTATATCTTGAAGATGTTTTTTCAATACCAAAATATGATATAGAAAATATTGAGTATGAAAAATATAGATTTTTTAAGGCTATTGAAAAAACAAAACAAGAAATAAAAGATATAGAAGAATCATTGAATAATTCTTTATCTGGAGATAAAAAAGATATATATAAATCCCTCCTTATGATGCTTGATGATAAAGTTATAATAGACATGATTATTAAAGAACTTGAAAATACTCAAAAAAATATAGAATGGGTTTTATATACTGTATTAAATGAAATTATCTCTAAATTTAAAAATATCGAAAGTTCTATTTTTTCTGAAAGAACTGAAGATATATCAGCTATTGGCAAAAGATTAATGAGAAATCTACTCAAAAAATCACATCCATCTTTAGAATCATTAAAAGAAGAATCTATACTTTTCTGCAGAACTCTATCTCCAACTGATGCTGCACTATTAAAGAAAGATTATATTTTAGGAATTGTTACAGAAATTGGTGGAGAAGCATCACATATGGCTATAATGGCTAGAGCTTTAAATATACCTACAGTTCTTGGTGTTGAGTTTATTACATCTGAAATTAAAAATGGAGATATAGTTATTCTTAATAGTTCTAAAGGTGAAATAATAATAAATCCATCAGAAGAAGAACTTGAAGAAGCTTATTTTCTTAAAAAGAAGTTATTTGAATTTGAACAAAGTATCAAAATATTTAGAGATAGAGTTCCTATTACACTTGATGGTAGAAAAATAGAGATACTTTCAAATATTGAAATACTTGAAGAATTACAACTAGTAAAAGAAAATGGTAGTTCAGGGATAGGACTTTTTAGATCTGAGTTTTTAGTTTTAGAAAATAACAGTTTTCCTGATGAAGAATATCAATACAAAAAATATAAACAAATATTTGACTTCTTTTCTAAAGAAACTAAAGTAATAATAAGAACCCTTGACCTTGGTGGAGATAAAGTTATTCCAGGATATAATACCCCATTTGAAAAAAACCCATTTTTGGGTTGGAGAGCAATAAGATTTTGCCTTGAAAGATTAGAAATATTTAAAACTCAATTAAGAGCAATTTTGAGAGCAGGCTATTATTCAAAAAATCTCTATATCATGATTCCAATGATTACTAACATAGAAGAGGTCATTGAAGCAAAAAAAATTATTAAAGAAGTTTTAGAAACTTTAAGAAAACAAAATATTGAGCACACCGAAAAATATAAATTTGGAATAATGGTTGAAGTTCCTTCAATAATCTTTAATTTAGATAACTTTGCCAAAGAGTGCGATTTTTTTTCTATAGGAACTAACGACCTTATCCAATATCTTCTTGCATGTGATAGGGGAAATGAAAAGGTTGCATATCTATTTAAATATTCAAATCCTGCAGTAATAAAAGCACTAAAAATCATAATAGATGCTGCACATAGAAATAACATTGAAATTTCGATGTGTGGAGAAATGGCTTCAGATGTTAAATCCGTTCCAATTTTAATAGGACTTGGATTAAAAAATTTTTCAATATCTCCTATATATACTAATGAGTTAAAAAAAATAATTTGTTCAATTAGATACGAAGATTGTAAAAAACTTGTCGAAACAATTCTTCAAAAAAAATATATATCTGAAGTTGAGGAAGAAATTAATAAATTTTTTTCAAAATATTTACCAGATTTAATAATATAA
- a CDS encoding ABC transporter ATP-binding protein, which produces MNKKYLLIEFSNVYYYFSKYDEYPILEDISFNIFKDDFISIIGPNGSGKTTLAKLFLGIYKPSSGSIKYFRDNNLVNDINISYVPQFLNYDPLYPILAIDIVLSGRLKKKKFVNFYKKDDIEFAYQILKELKIENLAKKSFKELSGGQKQKILIARALASKSEVIILDEPTSNLDRETQIFIYEKLQKLKEQNTIILISHDIDIVPEISDKIFCLNRKLIMHQAKNINLNNNDLLNFISKDFYNCNIKKVDHKSSSN; this is translated from the coding sequence ATGAATAAAAAATATTTATTAATTGAATTTAGTAATGTTTACTATTATTTTTCTAAATATGATGAGTATCCAATACTTGAAGATATTTCCTTTAATATATTTAAAGATGATTTCATTTCTATTATAGGACCAAATGGAAGTGGTAAAACAACCCTTGCCAAATTGTTCCTTGGTATTTATAAGCCATCAAGTGGTTCTATCAAATATTTTAGGGATAATAATTTAGTTAATGATATAAATATTTCTTATGTTCCACAATTTTTAAACTATGATCCACTATATCCGATACTTGCAATTGATATAGTTCTGTCAGGAAGATTAAAAAAAAAGAAATTTGTTAATTTTTACAAAAAAGATGATATAGAATTTGCTTATCAAATTTTGAAGGAATTAAAAATTGAAAATTTAGCAAAAAAATCTTTTAAGGAATTATCAGGAGGGCAAAAACAAAAAATTTTGATTGCAAGAGCTTTAGCCTCTAAATCTGAAGTTATAATACTAGATGAGCCAACATCCAATTTAGATAGAGAAACACAAATTTTTATATATGAAAAACTTCAAAAACTAAAAGAACAAAATACTATTATTTTAATTTCTCATGATATTGATATTGTACCTGAAATATCTGATAAAATTTTTTGTTTAAATAGAAAACTAATAATGCATCAAGCAAAAAATATTAACCTAAATAATAATGATTTACTAAATTTTATAAGTAAAGATTTTTATAATTGTAATATAAAAAAAGTTGATCACAAATCTTCGTCTAATTAA
- a CDS encoding serine/threonine protein phosphatase, translating to MNDNINYYLQKIYDIFNYNFNFNNFEIKKFENLYFDFNKFKDIDIKELFIIVCELTKKQNLFVNVDSNQLNKIDNIIFIGDIHGDLFSLLKIILKYLNNSNLLVFLGDYVDRGKYSAEVIILIVLLKILYPENIILLAGNHEIYHIISFWPSDFWFSEFAYKYNEYITNFFDSLSICGRYEKILFLHGIPYFFKDLNDFEENINKCNKISDIFYKNKNIIKYILWGDIKPKELKNFIKRADFFYEEEEYIKIKSQLNFDYLIRGHQPDVKGFTFNKSCITLITSEFYNFSGLLKGNLILNLNKNKKIIEEKDIIYL from the coding sequence ATGAATGACAATATTAATTATTATCTTCAAAAAATATATGATATTTTTAATTATAACTTTAATTTTAACAATTTTGAAATAAAAAAATTTGAAAATTTATATTTTGATTTTAATAAATTTAAAGATATTGACATTAAAGAATTATTCATAATTGTATGTGAATTAACTAAAAAACAGAATCTTTTTGTAAATGTTGATTCTAATCAATTAAATAAAATAGATAATATTATATTTATTGGGGATATTCATGGGGACCTATTTTCATTGTTAAAAATTATTTTAAAATATTTAAATAATTCTAATCTTTTAGTATTTCTTGGTGATTATGTAGATAGGGGGAAATACTCAGCTGAAGTAATAATACTTATTGTATTGTTAAAGATATTATATCCAGAAAATATTATTTTACTTGCTGGTAACCATGAAATATACCATATAATATCTTTTTGGCCTTCTGATTTCTGGTTTTCCGAATTTGCTTATAAATATAACGAATATATTACCAATTTTTTTGATTCCCTCTCAATTTGTGGAAGATATGAAAAAATACTTTTTTTACACGGGATACCCTACTTTTTTAAAGATTTAAATGATTTTGAAGAAAATATTAATAAATGCAATAAAATCTCAGATATTTTCTATAAAAATAAGAATATTATAAAATATATTCTTTGGGGAGACATAAAACCCAAAGAATTAAAAAATTTTATTAAAAGAGCAGATTTCTTTTATGAGGAAGAAGAATATATAAAAATAAAATCTCAATTAAATTTTGATTATTTAATAAGAGGTCACCAACCAGATGTAAAAGGTTTTACTTTTAATAAAAGCTGTATTACATTAATTACTTCAGAATTTTATAATTTTTCAGGTTTATTAAAAGGAAATTTGATATTAAATTTAAATAAAAACAAAAAAATAATAGAGGAAAAAGATATTATTTATTTATAA
- the der gene encoding ribosome biogenesis GTPase Der, which yields MFSVVITGRFNVGKSTLFNSLVGKRIAVESDKPGTTRDYIEAYIDIEGYKIKLIDTGGFEFNSKDPLYNEVKNKTLKVIKNASLILFVVDRHNIIEEDINYLKIIKKLKKDYILILNKADKKADEIPDKEIFSLGVKNFIFVSSINKYNIDLIEEEILKFIKKSSYTIFYEKDNKDTEIKVVILGRPNVGKSSFFNSIINDQRTIVSEIPGTTVDSIEETISFEGLKIKFIDTAGIRRKKSIKENVEFYSIQRAFDSVDRADIVLLMVDYPDLIKKQDKKIADYIIKKGKPFILIVNKIDLFEGNVDDLEDEIDYLFPHIKFVKRFFISAKEKRGIGKIFKYIKDLYGRLNQDYKTSELNKYIENCKNTKQILIGKSYLNLLYSVVVSKFPLTFLIFVNKNPKDIPSYYTDFLINRLRKEFNLESIPVKIKYKKRE from the coding sequence ATGTTTAGTGTTGTAATAACTGGAAGATTTAATGTAGGAAAATCCACTCTTTTTAATTCATTAGTAGGTAAAAGAATTGCAGTTGAATCTGATAAACCTGGAACTACAAGAGATTATATAGAAGCTTATATTGATATAGAAGGTTATAAAATTAAACTTATAGATACTGGTGGTTTTGAATTTAATTCAAAAGATCCACTTTATAATGAAGTTAAAAATAAAACATTAAAAGTTATTAAAAATGCCAGTCTCATACTATTTGTAGTCGATCGACATAATATTATAGAAGAAGACATAAACTATTTAAAGATTATTAAAAAACTAAAAAAAGATTATATTTTAATATTGAATAAAGCTGATAAAAAGGCAGATGAAATACCTGATAAAGAGATTTTCAGTTTGGGAGTAAAAAATTTTATTTTTGTATCATCTATAAACAAATACAATATTGATTTAATTGAAGAAGAGATATTAAAATTCATAAAGAAATCATCCTATACTATTTTCTATGAAAAAGATAATAAGGATACTGAAATAAAAGTAGTAATATTAGGTAGGCCAAATGTTGGAAAATCATCTTTTTTTAACTCTATCATAAACGATCAAAGAACAATAGTTTCAGAAATACCAGGAACAACTGTTGATTCTATTGAAGAAACAATCTCTTTTGAAGGCTTAAAAATAAAATTTATAGATACTGCAGGAATAAGAAGAAAAAAAAGTATTAAAGAAAATGTTGAATTTTACTCAATACAAAGAGCATTCGATTCTGTTGATAGAGCTGATATTGTTTTATTAATGGTTGATTATCCTGATCTTATAAAAAAGCAAGATAAAAAAATTGCAGATTATATAATAAAAAAAGGAAAACCTTTTATATTAATTGTAAATAAAATAGACTTATTTGAAGGTAATGTTGATGATTTAGAAGATGAAATAGATTATCTATTTCCCCATATTAAATTTGTAAAAAGGTTTTTTATAAGTGCAAAAGAAAAAAGAGGAATTGGGAAAATCTTTAAATATATTAAAGATCTTTATGGTCGATTAAATCAAGATTATAAAACATCAGAGTTAAACAAATATATTGAAAATTGTAAAAATACAAAACAAATATTGATAGGGAAATCTTATTTGAATCTTTTATATTCAGTGGTTGTATCAAAATTTCCTCTAACTTTTCTTATATTTGTTAATAAAAATCCTAAAGACATTCCCTCTTACTATACCGATTTTTTAATAAATAGATTAAGAAAAGAATTTAATCTAGAATCTATACCTGTTAAAATAAAATATAAAAAAAGAGAATAA
- a CDS encoding DMT family transporter yields MILALISALFSSICWAHNSIVYTLAGERVGSKTVANIRLWFSIPFSIIFNLIFLKSFIPIPTNQISFYLYSLLSGFLGFFLADLLIFEAFVLIGPKNTLITLTLTPVFNIIFGYLLFKDIFNIKQIIGSFFVIIGIIGVIYFDNNSKEENISDQKIKKEEYFIGFLLAVGGAFIQSLGSVFAKYSFNSNVGPFETNFYRLIGGFVGINLYSLIKKELKNDFLKMKDKKSVFLISFGALVGPVLGVSAALYSIKKISIGLTSVLTNLSPAFVVPMEYFIMKKKINKVVLIFILISILGTIAIFI; encoded by the coding sequence ATGATTTTAGCTCTTATTTCAGCTTTATTCTCAAGTATTTGTTGGGCACACAACTCAATAGTTTATACTTTAGCAGGAGAAAGAGTTGGTTCTAAAACTGTTGCAAATATTAGATTATGGTTTTCTATACCATTTTCTATTATTTTTAATTTGATTTTTTTAAAAAGCTTTATTCCAATTCCTACAAACCAGATTAGTTTTTATTTATATTCCTTACTTTCTGGTTTTTTAGGGTTTTTTTTAGCTGATTTGTTAATTTTTGAAGCTTTTGTTTTAATTGGACCAAAAAATACTCTTATAACTTTAACTTTGACTCCAGTATTTAATATTATATTTGGTTATCTTCTATTTAAGGACATTTTTAACATCAAACAAATTATTGGTTCATTTTTCGTTATAATAGGAATTATTGGTGTTATATATTTTGATAACAATAGTAAAGAAGAAAACATAAGTGATCAAAAAATAAAAAAAGAAGAATATTTTATTGGATTTTTGTTAGCTGTTGGTGGTGCTTTTATTCAATCTCTTGGTTCTGTTTTTGCTAAATATTCTTTTAACAGCAATGTTGGCCCATTTGAAACTAATTTTTATAGATTAATTGGTGGATTTGTTGGAATAAATTTATATTCTTTAATTAAAAAGGAGTTAAAGAATGATTTTTTAAAGATGAAAGATAAGAAATCTGTTTTTTTGATTTCATTTGGAGCTTTAGTCGGGCCTGTTCTTGGCGTATCTGCAGCTCTTTATTCTATAAAGAAAATTTCAATAGGATTAACATCAGTGCTTACAAATTTGTCTCCTGCTTTTGTTGTACCAATGGAATATTTTATCATGAAAAAAAAGATAAATAAGGTAGTATTAATTTTTATTTTAATATCTATTTTAGGGACAATTGCAATATTTATTTAA
- a CDS encoding CopG family transcriptional regulator, whose amino-acid sequence MEIKNNKRNKINKKNYIISLKIDKNLYERLSFIEDKSNFIRIAILKALENVCPLCNGSGVLNENQKKHVEELLINHEILKCNKCGEIFIKCKKSK is encoded by the coding sequence ATGGAAATTAAAAATAATAAAAGGAATAAAATTAACAAAAAAAATTATATTATATCTTTAAAAATTGACAAAAACCTATATGAAAGATTATCTTTTATAGAAGATAAATCTAATTTTATTAGAATTGCCATATTAAAAGCATTGGAAAATGTTTGTCCATTATGCAATGGTAGCGGTGTTTTAAATGAAAACCAAAAAAAACATGTTGAAGAACTTTTAATTAATCATGAAATTTTAAAATGTAATAAATGTGGAGAAATTTTCATAAAATGTAAAAAAAGTAAATAA
- a CDS encoding class I SAM-dependent rRNA methyltransferase, whose translation MKKSIVNKKAIINKNKYLYGHPWIFEGAILSYNPSKPQTGELIHIFDNSNNFIGTGFYNENSDIRIRVISNSKIDILDKSFFNNIFNNAFKLRENLFKKNINELSCRIFYSESDGFSGLTIDKYNNYLVIQITSLLSFSYLKIIIEVLIEFFSPEIIIIKNETHIKKQEGLFFEDEILINNKHLINNEIVSLKNYLEYYNNKSYIKINKNKIENKEIENLINNFYTIIEENEIKYKINFSSTQKTGFYYDQRNNRFKVSKYAEGKNVLDFFCYTGGFGFNCIKGGAKKVLSIDCSEEAIKTAKENKILNKFQNIDFYVEDYFKFTKNEISKQNKYDLIILDPPKLTHSNKKIKEAIKGYIDINYLAFNLLSNKSFLITSSCTGRISLEYFIDAVMTAAKKANRIAKIIDVGYQSEDHPILIYARETHYLKCLFLYVD comes from the coding sequence ATGAAAAAATCTATTGTAAATAAAAAAGCTATAATAAATAAAAATAAATATTTATATGGACATCCATGGATATTTGAAGGGGCTATTCTATCATATAATCCTTCAAAGCCCCAAACAGGAGAACTAATTCACATTTTTGATAATTCGAATAATTTCATAGGTACAGGTTTTTATAATGAAAACAGTGATATAAGAATAAGAGTTATATCAAATTCTAAAATTGATATTCTAGATAAATCATTTTTTAATAATATTTTTAATAATGCTTTTAAATTAAGAGAAAATTTATTTAAGAAGAATATTAATGAACTATCATGTCGAATATTTTATTCTGAGTCTGATGGATTTTCAGGATTAACTATTGATAAATATAATAACTATTTGGTAATACAAATTACATCTCTTTTGTCATTTTCATATTTAAAAATAATCATTGAGGTTTTAATAGAATTTTTTTCACCTGAAATTATTATAATTAAAAATGAAACTCATATCAAAAAACAAGAGGGACTCTTTTTCGAAGATGAAATCCTGATTAACAATAAACATTTAATAAATAATGAAATTGTTAGCTTAAAAAATTATCTTGAATATTACAATAATAAAAGTTATATAAAAATTAATAAAAATAAAATTGAAAACAAAGAAATAGAAAATTTAATTAATAACTTTTATACAATAATTGAAGAAAACGAAATAAAATATAAAATCAATTTTAGTAGTACACAAAAGACAGGTTTTTATTATGATCAGAGAAATAATAGATTTAAAGTTTCAAAATATGCAGAAGGAAAAAATGTTCTTGATTTTTTTTGTTATACTGGAGGATTTGGTTTTAATTGTATTAAAGGTGGAGCTAAAAAAGTATTAAGTATTGATTGCTCTGAAGAAGCTATAAAAACTGCAAAAGAAAATAAAATATTAAACAAATTTCAAAATATTGATTTCTATGTAGAAGATTACTTTAAATTTACCAAAAATGAAATCTCAAAACAAAATAAATATGATTTAATAATATTAGACCCTCCAAAACTTACTCATTCCAATAAAAAAATTAAGGAAGCAATTAAAGGATATATTGATATTAATTATCTTGCTTTTAATCTTCTCTCTAATAAATCTTTTTTAATTACATCAAGTTGTACAGGTCGTATTTCACTTGAATACTTTATTGATGCAGTAATGACTGCAGCCAAGAAAGCTAATAGAATTGCAAAAATTATAGATGTAGGCTATCAGAGTGAAGATCATCCTATCTTGATTTATGCAAGAGAAACTCATTACTTAAAATGTCTATTTCTTTATGTTGATTAA
- the hutI gene encoding imidazolonepropionase — protein MVKIVHLKDIYNLYGFDLNGNFFNFSNCDIILINGKYYYLFLEDIFEKKITKEKFNFSNNFIIYYSNYEKENLIEKILNTLIQNEKIQNYKLEVIDCNQKTLTPSFVDPHTHAIFHGSREKEFFLRNQGISYLEIAKMGGGISYSVKLTREASEEILLKNLLQRIFKFSQFGVSHIEIKSGYGLTKNDEIKILKIINKAKEYTNIQIFPTCLAAHDYPPEYKFDYPEKKYLWVETIINEIIPEVKSKNLAIFFDIFSEEKVFDLKNTERILTKAKEVGFKLKIHSDELSNIGATELACQLGAVSADHLLKISEKGLEEIKKSKTIPVLLPGTAFYLNEPFAPFDKFKEKGIEVAIGSDFNPGTNCTENILLIYTISAIKLKMNAMEILKASTYTSSKAIDLEDNENVGIINKGKDAFINIFNAPNLEYIYYHWGINHLHKSLIKGEDPFIKYE, from the coding sequence ATGGTTAAAATAGTTCATTTAAAAGATATCTATAATTTATACGGTTTTGATTTAAACGGTAATTTCTTTAATTTTTCAAACTGTGATATAATTCTAATAAATGGAAAATATTACTATTTATTTTTAGAAGATATATTTGAAAAAAAAATTACTAAAGAAAAATTTAATTTTTCGAATAATTTTATTATTTATTATTCTAATTATGAAAAAGAAAACTTAATAGAAAAAATATTAAATACTTTAATTCAAAATGAAAAGATTCAAAATTATAAATTAGAAGTAATAGATTGTAATCAAAAGACTTTAACACCATCATTTGTCGATCCACATACACATGCTATCTTTCATGGCTCAAGAGAAAAAGAATTTTTCTTGAGAAATCAAGGGATCTCTTATCTTGAAATAGCTAAAATGGGCGGTGGAATAAGTTATTCTGTAAAGCTAACAAGAGAAGCTTCTGAAGAAATTTTACTTAAAAACCTTTTACAAAGAATCTTTAAATTTTCCCAATTTGGTGTTTCTCATATAGAAATAAAATCTGGTTATGGACTAACTAAAAATGATGAAATAAAAATTCTTAAAATTATTAATAAAGCAAAAGAATATACAAATATTCAAATATTTCCAACATGTCTTGCAGCTCATGATTATCCTCCAGAATATAAATTTGATTATCCTGAAAAAAAATACTTATGGGTTGAAACTATTATCAATGAAATAATACCTGAGGTCAAAAGTAAAAACTTAGCTATATTTTTTGATATTTTTTCTGAAGAAAAAGTTTTTGATTTAAAAAATACAGAGAGAATTCTTACAAAAGCAAAAGAGGTAGGATTTAAACTTAAAATACACTCTGATGAGCTTTCAAACATAGGTGCTACAGAACTTGCTTGTCAATTAGGAGCAGTTAGTGCTGATCATTTACTAAAAATTTCTGAAAAAGGACTAGAAGAAATAAAAAAATCTAAAACTATTCCTGTTCTTTTACCTGGAACAGCTTTTTATTTAAACGAACCTTTTGCACCATTTGACAAATTTAAAGAAAAAGGAATTGAAGTAGCAATTGGGTCTGATTTTAATCCAGGTACAAACTGTACAGAAAATATTTTATTAATCTATACAATTTCTGCTATTAAACTTAAAATGAATGCTATGGAAATACTTAAAGCATCAACATATACATCTTCAAAAGCAATTGATTTAGAAGATAATGAAAATGTTGGTATTATTAATAAAGGCAAGGATGCTTTTATTAATATTTTTAATGCCCCAAATTTAGAATATATTTATTATCATTGGGGAATAAATCATCTGCATAAAAGTTTAATAAAAGGGGAAGATCCATTTATAAAATATGAATGA
- a CDS encoding metal ABC transporter permease, which yields MLKFILNNLTLFQFFADFFDALTNYNFLQYSFFSLFFVSLLSSTIGTYTVINRQTYIAGAISHGVLGGIGLFNYIYKLTSYEIFNPFNGGLLFTIIYSIIIERLINKKNERVDSILSIIWSLGMAVGIFFIFLTPGYNQEIQKYLFGNILLLDKNSFYLLIFITLFIIIFFALFFNILFIFGFDEELLKIKKIKVSLLRFLVILSISLTVFLLIQIVGILLIIALFTLPAMIALNLNKNLKNVIIISFIVNIFASYISLFFSYNLNLPFTPIFIIFMSILYFISLLFKN from the coding sequence ATGTTAAAATTTATTCTCAATAATTTAACATTATTTCAATTCTTTGCTGATTTTTTTGATGCACTAACAAATTATAATTTTTTGCAATATAGTTTCTTTTCTTTATTTTTTGTCTCCCTTCTTTCTTCAACAATAGGAACATATACGGTAATTAATAGACAAACATATATTGCAGGAGCTATATCTCATGGAGTTCTTGGAGGTATTGGATTATTTAACTATATTTATAAATTGACTTCCTATGAAATTTTCAATCCTTTTAATGGTGGTTTACTTTTTACAATTATTTATTCAATAATTATTGAAAGATTAATTAATAAAAAAAATGAAAGGGTTGACTCAATATTAAGTATTATATGGTCACTTGGAATGGCAGTAGGTATTTTTTTTATTTTCCTTACTCCTGGTTACAATCAAGAAATACAAAAATATCTTTTTGGTAACATTTTACTTTTAGATAAAAATAGTTTTTACCTGCTTATTTTTATTACTCTATTTATAATAATTTTTTTTGCACTTTTTTTTAATATTTTATTTATTTTTGGTTTTGATGAAGAACTCCTTAAGATAAAAAAAATAAAAGTTTCTTTGCTAAGATTTTTAGTTATATTATCAATTTCATTAACAGTTTTTCTTTTAATACAAATAGTTGGAATACTTCTAATCATAGCATTATTTACTTTACCCGCTATGATTGCATTAAACCTTAATAAGAATTTGAAAAATGTTATTATTATTTCTTTTATTGTTAATATTTTTGCCTCATATATATCTTTGTTTTTTAGTTATAACCTAAATTTACCATTTACTCCAATATTTATTATTTTTATGAGTATTTTATATTTTATAAGTTTATTATTTAAAAATTAA
- a CDS encoding zinc ABC transporter substrate-binding protein, giving the protein MSKLIITIFIILIFFSYISCNKKFTQGNKIIYTSIEPIKYLIDFISNNKIEVKTIINKNFEPHTFEVLPKDLEKLAQASVYLSTNLPFETIIIEKIKRTNSNLLIYNISEGIELIENIDHETDNKNENSTKNNTNKKFNQNNNKNYEQFDIHIWVSLINLKIILKNIYEFIKNNYPDLQKIAKENSDNLILKIDNYIDLFNKIIKEKNIKFILVYHPILTYFSKDFNIKQILVEIEGKEPTLKDLNYLFKIARMNNIKVFITSPHFPTSYEGVFKKELNLKIEQINILNYNIFETFDNLYRIFQVYY; this is encoded by the coding sequence TTGTCAAAATTAATTATTACTATATTTATAATACTAATTTTTTTTTCCTATATTTCTTGCAATAAAAAGTTTACTCAAGGCAATAAAATTATTTACACATCAATTGAACCCATTAAATACTTAATAGATTTTATTTCAAATAATAAAATTGAAGTAAAGACAATAATAAATAAAAATTTCGAACCCCATACTTTTGAAGTTTTACCAAAGGATTTGGAAAAATTAGCTCAAGCTTCCGTGTATCTTTCAACAAATCTTCCTTTTGAAACCATAATTATTGAAAAAATAAAAAGAACAAACTCAAATCTCTTAATATATAATATTTCAGAAGGAATTGAATTAATAGAAAATATTGATCATGAAACTGATAATAAAAATGAAAATTCAACAAAAAACAATACAAATAAAAAATTTAATCAAAATAATAATAAAAATTATGAACAATTCGATATTCATATCTGGGTAAGCTTAATTAATTTGAAAATAATTCTTAAAAACATTTATGAATTTATTAAAAATAATTATCCTGATTTACAAAAAATTGCTAAAGAAAACTCTGATAATTTAATTTTAAAAATAGATAATTATATTGATTTATTTAATAAAATAATAAAAGAGAAGAATATTAAATTTATACTCGTCTACCACCCTATATTAACTTATTTTTCAAAAGATTTTAATATAAAACAAATATTAGTTGAAATTGAAGGAAAAGAACCTACATTAAAAGATTTAAATTATCTCTTTAAAATTGCTAGAATGAATAACATTAAAGTATTTATAACAAGTCCACACTTTCCAACTTCATATGAAGGAGTCTTTAAAAAAGAATTAAATTTAAAAATCGAACAGATTAACATTCTTAATTATAATATATTTGAAACATTTGATAATCTATATAGAATTTTTCAGGTATATTACTAA